In Oryza sativa Japonica Group chromosome 2, ASM3414082v1, the following are encoded in one genomic region:
- the LOC107275967 gene encoding probable peroxygenase 4 isoform X1 yields the protein MAAVAAVPLLLLSAACFWSQPAAVGGDAPATELQKHVAFFDSDHDGIITFGETYRGLRTLGFGIFGATVSATFINGDIGPKTRPEDADGSWFSIYVQNIHKGIHGSDTGAFDSEGRFVSEKFNEIFTRHAKTVPDGLTSDELDEMLHAYADHTEHKDSSGWLQAATEWRATFEAAKDKDDILRKDTVRAVYDGSFFSKLAKENDD from the exons atggcggcggtcgcggccgtgcctctcctcctcctgtccGCCGCATGCTTCT GGAgccagccggcggcggtgggcggcgacgcCCCGGCAACGGAGCTACAGAAGCACGTGGCGTTCTTCGACAGCGACCACGACGGCATCATCACCTTTGGCGAGACGTACAGAG GGCTCCGCACCCTCGGATTTGGGATTTTCGGCGCCACCGTGAGTGCTACCTTCATCAATGGCGACATCGGCCCCAAAACTAGACCT GAAGACGCAGATGGGTCATGGTTTTCTATCTATGTACAGAACATTCATAAAGGGATCCATGGAAGTGATACGGGTGCATTCGATTCTGAAGGAAG GTTTGTTAGTGAAAAATTCAATGAGATATTCACCAGGCATGCAAAAACTGTACCCGACGGCCTGACATCAGACGAGCTGGACGAGATGCTTCATGCATACGCAGATCATACAGAGCACAAAGACAGCTCAGGATG GCTCCAGGCTGCAACAGAGTGGCGGGCGACATTCGAGGCCGCCAAGGACAAGGACGACATCCTTCGCAAGGACACCGTCAGAGCCGTCTACGACGGGAGCTTCTTCAGTAAACTGGCGAAGGAGAATGacgactaa
- the LOC107275967 gene encoding probable peroxygenase 4 isoform X2, whose product MFTIEEGSQPAAVGGDAPATELQKHVAFFDSDHDGIITFGETYRGLRTLGFGIFGATVSATFINGDIGPKTRPEDADGSWFSIYVQNIHKGIHGSDTGAFDSEGRFVSEKFNEIFTRHAKTVPDGLTSDELDEMLHAYADHTEHKDSSGWLQAATEWRATFEAAKDKDDILRKDTVRAVYDGSFFSKLAKENDD is encoded by the exons ATGTTTACGATCGAGGAAGGGAgccagccggcggcggtgggcggcgacgcCCCGGCAACGGAGCTACAGAAGCACGTGGCGTTCTTCGACAGCGACCACGACGGCATCATCACCTTTGGCGAGACGTACAGAG GGCTCCGCACCCTCGGATTTGGGATTTTCGGCGCCACCGTGAGTGCTACCTTCATCAATGGCGACATCGGCCCCAAAACTAGACCT GAAGACGCAGATGGGTCATGGTTTTCTATCTATGTACAGAACATTCATAAAGGGATCCATGGAAGTGATACGGGTGCATTCGATTCTGAAGGAAG GTTTGTTAGTGAAAAATTCAATGAGATATTCACCAGGCATGCAAAAACTGTACCCGACGGCCTGACATCAGACGAGCTGGACGAGATGCTTCATGCATACGCAGATCATACAGAGCACAAAGACAGCTCAGGATG GCTCCAGGCTGCAACAGAGTGGCGGGCGACATTCGAGGCCGCCAAGGACAAGGACGACATCCTTCGCAAGGACACCGTCAGAGCCGTCTACGACGGGAGCTTCTTCAGTAAACTGGCGAAGGAGAATGacgactaa